Proteins from a single region of Bactrocera neohumeralis isolate Rockhampton unplaced genomic scaffold, APGP_CSIRO_Bneo_wtdbg2-racon-allhic-juicebox.fasta_v2 cluster10, whole genome shotgun sequence:
- the LOC126764908 gene encoding cilia- and flagella-associated protein 20, whose translation MFKNTFQSGFLSILYSIGSKPLQIWDKKVRNGHIKRITDNDIQSLVLEIVGTNVSTTFVTCPADPKKTLGIKLPYLVMIIKNLKKYFTFEVQVLDDKNVRRRFRASNYQSTTRVKPFICTMPMRLDEGWNQIQFNLSDFTRRAYGTNYVETLRVQIHANCRIRRVYFSDRLYSEEELPPEFKLFLPIQKPQKVNHTACS comes from the exons atgtttaaaaatacttttcagTCAGGGTTTCTTTCGATTTTGTATAGCATCGGAAGTAAACCTCTACAGATATGGGACAAAAAAGTTCGAAATGGGCATATTAAACGTATTACTGACAATGATATTCAAAGCTTAGTATTAGAAATCGTCGGCACAAACGTAAGCACCACGTTTGTAACGTGTCCAGCTGATCCGAAAAAAACTTTAGGCATAAAACTTCCATATTTGGTtatgataattaaaaatttgaagaaatactTTACCTTTGAAGTCCAA GTTCTTGATGATAAAAATGTACGTCGTAGATTTCGAGCAAGTAATTATCAGTCAACAACCCGCGTCAAACCTTTTATTTGTACCATGCCAATGCGTCTGGATGAAGGTTGGAACCAAATACAATTTAACTTGTCTGACTTTACCAGGAGAGCGTATGGAACGAATTATGTGGAAACTTTACGGGTACAAATACACGCTAATTGCAGAATAAGACGAGTGTATTTCTCCGATCGACTTTATTCCGAAGAAGAGCTTCCACCGGAATTTAAACTATTTCTACCTATTCAAAAACCTCAAAAAGTTAACCACACGGCGTGTAGTTGA